The sequence TCACCAGCATACAGTATGTTGGGTTTTAGATGTTGGGATGCTGGCATGACAGGCTTCTTGACTTGTTCAACCAGCAATACTAGTCTGGTCAACCCATTTAACTAGACATACCTGCTATGATGGTTGCTCAAGCAAAGCAGTATATACCAGCTTGGAACAGTTCACGCTGGTTTAAAATGGCATTTTCCAGAGGGAATGAACTGTTAACCCTGGGTATCGACCAAGACTGAAAACTAATATATCGTCAGAGGCAGTAGGCTAGTGATAGTAACAATAGTGGTAGTGATAGTTTGAACATGTACATTGTCAATGATTTAGTTTTGAAAACAGTTCGCAAGTTCTCCCCGTCCCTCAAAGACGATACTTGCGCAGGAGGTCGGCCTGCCACATGTACTTGCGTTCCGGAAAGTGCTCAGGGATCTTAATCTTGCGAAAATCCTGGATGCACTTCTCCAGCTCCTCCTCCGCAGTCAGCTTTTCTTTCGCCGGACGCTTCTTGCACGTACTGGTGTCCCGCGAACTGGCGGTGAGCGTCCGCAGAAGGTCACTCTTGCGACGTTGCTCGGACTGCTGCTGCTGGAGGAGATGTTGGACGGGACCTTTCTTGGGAGGTCGGTCCAACGTCTGCACGTGCGTCTGCCGGCTCACTGGGCCACGGATGACGGTACCTTGCGGGGAGCTGGCCTCGGAATGGCTCTCAGAGCTGGAGGTGGAGAGCTCGTTGAAGGATGTTCCACTTTCACCTTCGCCCTCTCCTTTGTGACCTTTACAGCAGCAGTCGCAAGGCGGAGATGACCAGCGGGAAGGGCCACCTGGAACACAAAGGAGGAGGATGAGTTCACATGAGACTGAAGAACACATTTGACCTTCGGACATCCATGAACTCACTATGTTGCATGTTATCGAGGATTCAGAATTCATGCTAAGGATGCTAAGTAGACCAAGGGAAACCTGTTACGGcattatcatttacatttacaatacatCATCttcatacaatatatatatatatatatatatatatatacactgtacagtatatagggTTAATAAAAATCAATCTTGTGAAAACAATGCTAATCTTTGCAGCAGTTCGATAAGCCTTACTTCACAAAAACACCGTACACTCGTGTCAAGTACAAAGCTCTGCAGTCAGGAGTGCGAGGCGGAGAAAATTCAGCCTTATTACCTAACACAGTATTTGGAAATGAAGCCAATTACA comes from Triplophysa rosa unplaced genomic scaffold, Trosa_1v2 scaffold203_ERROPOS1327802, whole genome shotgun sequence and encodes:
- the LOC130549980 gene encoding BTB/POZ domain-containing protein KCTD16-like; amino-acid sequence: IGVSITRWKALLKDKCFQGGPSRWSSPPCDCCCKGHKGEGEGESGTSFNELSTSSSESHSEASSPQGTVIRGPVSRQTHVQTLDRPPKKGPVQHLLQQQQSEQRRKSDLLRTLTASSRDTSTCKKRPAKEKLTAEEELEKCIQDFRKIKIPEHFPERKYMWQADLLRKYRL